CCTCGGCGCCGTCAACACCGTGGTTCGCCAGCACGACGAGCTGATCGGGGAGAACACGGACGGACAGGGCTTCATCGATGCGCTCCGGTCGGAGCCGGGCTTCGAACCCTCAGGGCGACGCTGCCTGGTGATCGGCGCCGGGGGAGCGGCCAGGGCCGTGGTGCTGGCGCTCGCCCAGGCAGGGGCGGCCGAGGTGGTGGTGGTGAACCGCACGCTGGACCGCGGTCGAGCGGCGGCTGCCCTGGCGGGCGCGATTGGACGGACCGGGCAGGCGGCGGAGATCGGCGACATGGATCTCGTGGTGCACGCCACGCCAGTGGGGATGACGGCGGGGTCCACGTCGATCGGGGATTCCGCTCATCGCCCACTGCTCGTGGAGCCGGACCGGCTCGGCGCCGGCCAGGTCCTCGTCGACCTGGTGTACCAGCCAGCGACGACCGCGCTGATGGAGGCGGCGCACCGACGGGGGGCCACCGCGGTCAACGGCGTGGGCATGCTCGTGCACCAGGCCGCCCTCGCCTTCGAGCTCTGGACCGGCGAGGGCGCTCCCCTGGAGGTGATGCGCACCGCCGCCACCGAGGTGCTGCAGTCGAGAGGCGCGTAAGCGGTGCCGTCGTGCTCCACCGCGCTTGCTCGCCGTCGGGTTGCCTTCGTTCGCGATGACGGAGCTAGCCGTCGGGAACGTGGACGACGCCTTCGCGCTGCAGGCGGGCGCTGATGCGACCCCGCATGACCCGGGCGATGGTGTCCTTCTGTGAGGTCGTGGTCCGCACCACGAGCCGGATGGTGATCGACTCATGGTCCATCGAGTCGACACCCCAGACCTCGGGGGGGCCCAGGCACATCGACGACCACGCCGGGTCCGACGCCACCGCGGCTCCTTCGTCGGCGATCACCTCGGTGGCCCGATCGACGTCGGTCCCGTAGGGCACGACGATGTCGACCAGGGCGCGGGCCCATTGGATCGACGTGTTGCCGACCCGTCGGATCTCGCCGTTGGGCAGATACCAGACGGTGCCATCGACCGACCGAAGCCGTGTGACCCGAAGACTGACCTCCTCGACCGTCCCCTTGGTGTCACCCACGGCGATGGCATCACCAACGCCGTACTGGTCCTCGGCGATGATGAAGAAGCCGGAGAGGAAGTCGCGCACCAGGCTCTGGGCGCCGAACCCCAGGGCGGCGCCGATGACGGTAGCCCCGGCGAGGATGGGCGTGAGATTGATCCCGAGCACACCGAGGATGGTGAGGCCGGCGATGACCCAGACCACGACACGCCAGAGGCTGGCGACCAGGGCACCGATCGTCTCGACCCGGAGCGAGGCCCGAGGCGAGAGCGACTCGAGTCGGGTGCGGGTGCTGAGCGAGCGCAGCATTCGCTTCGCGACCCTGGCGCCGAGCCGGGACGCCAGCCAGGCGACGACGAGGATGAGGATGATCTCGAGGGGGCGGACGACGATGAACTGGACGGTGCGGGCCAGGAACTCGCTGGCTCCGTATTGGCGGAGGAGGTCATGGATGTAGCCCGTGTCGTTCTGACCGCTGATCAGGGGTGTGGTTGCAGCGAAGATCACGCCTGGCATCCTTGCCGACCGAGCCCGGCCCCAGGTTCACAGGCCGGCGGGAAACGGGTCGAACCTCTGGAGGCGGGTAGCCCGAGCGGCGGGCTCGGACCAGGGGTGGCTTGCGCCGCCACCGGGGCTCATTCAGAATCGATGCGGCCACGATAGCGGCGGTCGTGGCGAGGAGGTGATGGTGGCTCTACGCGTCCTGGACCAACCGACCCGGGCTCGGAGCCGCACGTCGATGTTCCAGCACGTCGATGTGGTGCTGGCGTTCGCCACGTTGGCCGTGGCGGCCATGGGCGTGGTGATGGTCTACTCGGCGACCCGAGGCAAGCTGGAGCTCGCCGGCGCCGACCCCCGCTTCTATCTGAAGAAGCAGCTGCTCTACGCCATCATCGGCTTGGCGGTCATGGTCGTCGTGATGTTGATCGACTACCACCAGTTCGAGATCCTGGGCGTTTTCGCCTACGGCGCCGTCCTGCTGGGTCTGCTGGCGGTGCTGAGCCCGCTCGGGAGCAGCGCCCGCGGGTCCCAGCGATGGTTCCAGGTGGGCTCGTTCCAGCTCCAGCCCTCGGCCTTCGCCTCCCTCGCCCTCATCCTGGCCATCGCCTCGTACCTGCGACGGCGCCAGGGCGCCATCATGCTCCGCCACGTCGTTGTCCTGCTGCTCATGGCGGGCATCCCGATCTTCCTGGTCTACAAGCAGCCGGACCTGGGGACCGCCATGGTCATGGCCGCGTCCCTGCTGGTCATGATGGTGGTGGCAGGCGTCAAGGGCCGCTATCTCGCCGCGCTCGGGTTGCTGGCCGTGCTCGGCATCGTCGCCGTCGCCCAGCTCGGCGTGCTGAAGCAGTACCAGGTCGATCGGCTCACCTCCTTCGTGCACCAGACGCCAGCCGGGCAGACGACGCCGGCTGCCCAGGGCAGCGCCAGCTCCAACAACCAGAGCCAGCAGTCCACCTACAACCTGGCCCAGTCCAAGATCGCCATCGGCTCGGGGGGCACCACCGGCAAGGGACTGTTCAACGGCTCCCAGACGAACCTCAACTACGTTCCCGAGCAGCAGACCGACTTCATCTTCACTGCGGTCGGCGAGCAGCTGGGCTTCCTCGGGGCCGCCTCCCTGCTGGCGCTGTTCGGGATCATCATCTGGCGGGTCCTGCGAGCTGCCCAGACGGCGCGGGACACATTCGGCACGCTGCTGTGCGGGGGAGTGCTCGGCCTCATCGGGCTCTCGGTGTTCCAGAATGCCGGCATGACGATGGGCATCATGCCCATCACCGGTATTCCGCTGCCTTTCATGAGCTATGGCGGGTCAGCGACCATCGCCTTCTTCGCCGCCATCGGGATCGTGCTCAACGTGGGCATGCGGCGATTCCGCTGAGGGCGTCGATGTCGGGCGACGGGGGAGCCGGCCCCACCCCGTCCCTCGAGGGCCGGGCCGACGACTCTGTGGCTCCCTCCGAGGCCCGGGGCGAGGGCCACCGGGCCCGGCCTCCGGGAGAGCCAGACCAAGCCCCGGCAACGCCCGGCGAGGCCACGTTCGGGCCCGCCGAGGGCCCCGGCGGGCCGGAGGGCCGGGCCGACGTTCCCGGCCAGGTCTCCAGCGAGGGCCACACCAGCGACGGCGACACCAGCGAGGGCCACACCGGCGAGGGCGACACCGGCGAGGGCCACACCGACGAGGGCGAAACCGACGAGGGCGACACCGACGAGGGAGCGGGCGAGCCGGAGGCGATGCGCCAGGCGGCCTTCATGGGCGTCGCCCTGGAGCTGCCCAGCGTCCACCCCTCTGTCGTGCTGCGAGAGATCGACGCGCCAATGCGGGAGCTGCGGGTGACGATCGCGCAGCCCGAGGGCGTCGCCATCGCTTACGCCTGGCGGGGCATCGCCACGCCGCGACCGCTCACCCACGACCTGCTCACCACCATCCTCCAGCGCTTCGGCCTCCAGGTCGACGCGGTGCGGATCACCGGGGTGGACGGCCCGGTCTTCCACGCCGAGCTGGCCCTCTCCGGCCCGAGCGGATCGCACATGGTGCAGTGCCGACCGTCGGACGCGCTCGCCCTCGCGCTCCGCCAGCCGCTGCCGGTCCCGATCATGGTGGCCGAGGAGGTCCTGGTGGCGGCGGGCCGCTCTCCGGGCGCCTGACCCCGCTCCTGACCCGCGAGCCCGAGCAGCCGTCAGTCAGCCAGCAGCCACCGCCACCCGCTCGGCGTCGGGCGGCACGGCCTGCTGGACGTTCTCGTCCGACACCCGGATCAGAAGCGCGATGAGCACGTAGTTGGCGAGGAGCGAGGACCCCCCGTAGGCGACGAACGGCAGGGTCACGCCCGTGAGGGGGAGCAGCCGCACCACCCCTGCCATGATGAAGAAAGCCTGGAAGCCGATGGCCGCGGCGATGCCGGCGGCCAGCAGCTTGGCGAACTCGGACTTGGCCACGAGGGCGGTCCGCAGGGACGCCCCGACCAGCAGCAGGAAGGCCATGACGATCCCGACCGTGCCGAGGAGGCCGGTCTCCTCCCCGATGGCGGCGAAGATGAAGTCGCTGGTGGCGACGGGGATGAGCCCGGGGTGGCCCAGCCCCAGCCCCGAGCCGGCGAGGCCGCCGGAGCCGAGCGCGTACTGGCCCTGCACCACCTGGTAGCCGATCCCGTTTGCGTACTTCCAAGGGTCGAGCCACACGGCGATGCGGTCGTTGACGTGGCCGAAGAGGTGCGAGGCCCCGAAGGCGCCGATCACGAAGAGGATCGCACCCACGACGAGGTAGGTCATGCGCCCGGTCGCCATCCACAGCATCGAGATGAAGAGGACGAAGATGAGCAGCGAGAAGCCCACGTCTCGTTCGGCCGTCATGACGAGCAGGGAGAAGCCCCACGCCAGGACCACCGGGCCGAAGGGTCGTGGATCGGTGAACAGCCGGTTGCCAATGCGCACGGTCGGCAACGTGAGCAGCTCCCGCTTCTCCACGAAGTAGGACGCGAAGAAGATGATGAGGGCGATCTTGGCCAGCTCGACGGGCTGGAAGGTCACCGGCCCGAGCCGCACCCACAGCCGGGCGCCGTTGATGTTCTGGCCGATCTTGGGAGCCAGGGGCACGAGCAGCAGGGCCAACCCGGCGAACGCCACCAGGTACCGGTAGCGGGCCAGGTCGCGCGTGTGGCGCACGACGACCAGTGTGAGCACGTACACGGCGACCCCGAGGCCCGTCCACACCGCCTGGAGGCCCGCCAGCTTGAAGTTGAGGCGGGCGATGACGACGTAGCCGAGCCCGTTGAGGAGCGCCGCGATCGGAAGGATCACCGGCGTGGCGTCGGGCACCATCCACCGGTTGGCAATGTGGGCGACCAGGGCGAGCCCGAAGATGACCCCGAGGAAGGGCCCCACGTTGGCGGGTATGGACGCGGTCTTGCCCAGGGAGGCCAGCACGTAGGCGAACCCGACGAACATGCCCCCGAGGATCAGCAACCCCAGTTCGGTCCGTCGCCTGGACGTGACCGCTCGGCGTCTCGGTCTCACCGGCAGGGGAGCCTACTGCCCGGAGCGGGCCGGCCTTGAGCAGGGCTTACTCGAACGGCGGCTCGACCCATCCCGGGAAGACCTCGGGCAGGTCGGCGCTGACGGTCATCCGAAATTGGGCTGGGCGCTTCTCGAGGAATGCGGCCACCCCCTCGTGCGCGTCCCCAGATCGACCCATCTCGGCCATGGCGCGGGAGTCCATCCTGTGGGCCTCCATCGGATGGTCGGCGCAGAGCATCCGCCACAGCATCCGCCTGGCCAAGGCCACCGACACAGCCGAGGTGTCGTTGGAGATGCCGGCGGCCACGCGGCGGGCGGACGGGAGCAGGTCCTCGTGGGGCACCACCTCGCGCACGAGCCCGGCCACCGCAGCCTCGCCGGCCGGGAACACCCGCCCGCTGAGGACCCAGTCGAGCGCCCTGCTGATGCCCACCACACGGGGAAGGAACCAGCTCGAGCAGGCCTCGGGCACGACTCCCCGCCGAGTGAACACGAAGCCCATCCGTGCCCGCTCGGACGCCAGGCGCACGTCCATCGGTAGCGTCATCGTGAGGCCCACGCCCACCGCCGGCCCGTTGATGGCGGCGATGACGGGCTTGGTCGAGTTGAAGATGCGCAACGCGACGATGCCACCGCCGTCGCGAGGAGGCGGCGCTTCGCCGACGCGACCGCTCGGCCCCCGGTTGTCGAAGGCCGTCGGCCCGGCCGACAGATCAGCACCGGCGCAGAAGGCGCGGCCACGGCCCGTGACGACGATGGCGCGCACCTCGTCATCGGCATCGGCGCGGTCGAACGCATCCAGCAGCTCGTGGAGCATCGTCACGGTGAAGGCGTTGAGGTGGTCGGGACGGTCCAATGTGATGGTCAGGATCCGGTCATCGACCTCGTAGGCGATCTGCTCGTATCCCATCGCGTCGCTCCTTCGTGCGGGGCTGTCAGCGCCAGGGGCCGGGCTAACCTTGGGCCATGGCGGTCAACACGGGCCACATCCTGTCAGGGGGGCACGACGAGGCGGCCGCCGGGGGGACTTTCGATCCTCGGCTGCCCGCCGTCCGCTACCTCAACCGCGAGCTGTCCGAGCTCGACTTCAACGCGCGTCTGCTGGACCTGGCCGAGAGGCCCGACGTGCCGCTGTTGGAGCGGGTCAAGTTCCTCGCCATCTTCAGCGAGCGGCTCGACGAGTTCTTCCAGGTGCGGGTGGCCGGCCTCAAGGACCAGGTGGCTGCGGGCCTGGTGGCGCCGTCTCCCGACGGTCGCAGCCCGGTGGAGCAGCTAGCTGCCATCCGTCCGAAGCTCGAGCAGATGGTCGCCCGCCAGAGCACCATCTTCGTCGGCGAGATCGCACCCGCGCTGGACGAGGCCGGGCTCCATCTGTCCAGTTGGGGCGCGCTGGATGACGACGACCGCAAGCATCTCGACGAGGTCTTCGAGCGGCTGGTCTTTCCGGTCCTCACCCCGCTGGCGGTCGACCCCGGGCACCCCTTCCCCTACATCTCGAACCTCTCGCTCAACCTGGCCGTGATGGTGAGCGACCCGGTCACGAGCGACCAGCGCTTCGCCCGGGTGAAGGTGCCGCCGCTCCTGCCCCGGTTCCTCGTCCTGCCGAGTGGAGATCGGTTCGTCGCCCTCGAGGAGGTGATCGCCGCCCACCTCGATGCGCTCTTCCCGGACATGGAGATCGGGGCCCACTACCCCTTCCGGGTGACCCGGAACGCGGATCTCACACTGGAGGAAGGCGAGGCCGACGACCTGCTTGTCGCGGTGGAGATGGAGCTTCGGCGACGACGCTTCGGGCGCGCCGTACGGCTCGAGATCGATGCCGCCGCCGGTGCCGAAGTCGCCGAGCTGCTGGCGCGGGAGCTCGAGATCGGCCCCGACGACGTGTACCGCGTCGAAGGACTGCTCGGGCTCGAGGGCCTGTGGGCCGTGCACGCCCTCGAGCGGCCCGATCTCCACGACCCGGCGTGGGCGCCAATGACCCAGCCCCGGCTGGCCACGGCGGGGGACGAGGCCGTGGACCTCTTCGCGGTGATCCGAGAGCGCGACGTTCTCGTCCACCACCCCTACGACTCGTTCGCCACCTCGGTCGAGGCCTTCATCGCCCAGGCCGCCGACGACCCGCACGTGCTCGCCATCAAGCAGACCCTGTACCGGACCTCGGGCGACAGCCCCATCGTCCACGGCCTCATCCGCGCGGCCGAGCAGGGCAAGCAGGTGGCGGCGCTGGTGGAGCTCAAAGCGCGTTTCGACGAGCAGGCCAACATCGCCTGGGCGAAGGCGCTGGAAGAGGCGGGCGTCCACGTCGTCTACGGCCTGGTGGGTCTGAAGACACACTCCAAGACCGCGCTCGTCGTGCGCCAGGAAGACGATGGCGTCGTCCGCCGGTACTGCCACGTGGGCACGGGCAACTACAACTCCAAGACCGCCCGTCTGTACGAGGACATCGGGGTGCTGTCTGCCGATCCCGGTCTCGGCGCCGACCTCACCGATCTGTTCAACTTCCTCACCGGCTACAGCCGGCGGTCGACGTATCGGCGGCTCATCCTGGCGCCGGTAGCCATGCGATCGAGGATCATCGAGCTGATCGAGGCCGAGACGGCGGCGGGTCCCGAAGGGCGCATCGTGATCAAGGTGAACGGCCTCGACGACGTGGCGATCATCGACGCCCTGTACGCGGCGTCCGCTGCCGGAGTGCCCATCGATCTCGTCATCCGGGCCATTTGCTGCCTGCGCCCGGGCGTGCCCGGCCTGTCGGAGACCATCCGCGTCCGTTCGATCGTGGGCCGCTTCCTCGAGCACTCGCGGATCTTCAGCTTTGGCGGGGTGGGCGATCGTCCCGAGGTGATGCTCATCGGCTCGGCTGACCTCCGGCGCCGCAACCTCGACCGGCGCATCGAGGCGACGATTCCCGTCGTCGACCCCGAGGCTCGGAGCCGGCTCCGGGAGGTGCTGGAGCTGCTCCTGGCTGACGACACCCAGGCCTGGACCCTGGGTCCGGACGGGTGTTGGTCGAGGGTGCCGACCGAGGCGGGGATCAGCACCCAGCGGCGCCTCATGGAGGCCGCCCGCGAGCGGGCGCAACGGCGGAGAGAACCAGACAACCTGGCGTCACGGCGCCGGACATAGCGGCGTCAGTGGGGATCGAGCGGGAGATCAAGCTGGCGGCCCCCCCGCATTTCGAGATGCCCGACCTCGCCGACGCCATCCCGGACGCAGTGGTGACCACCATTCCGCCGCGCCGGTTGCGCGCGACCTACTGGGACACGCCCGATCTGCGGCTGGCCCGGTCGGGTGTGAGCCTGCGGTACCGGGTCGAGCAGGGCGAGGACAGCAGCGGGGGGCGGTGGACGCTGAAGCTGCCCGGCGATTCCCGCTCCTCGAGCGGCCTCACTCGCCGCGAGCTCGACTTCGAGGGCGCCCCGGGGTCCGTGCCGTCGGCCGCGGCGAGGCTCGTGCGTGCCTACGTCCGCAGCTCGACACTCGGGCGCGTTGCCCGCCTCGACAGCCGGCGGGCGCGCCTTGAGGTGGCCGACATGTCGGGCCGTCCGCTGGCGGAGGTGGACGACGATGTCGTCTCGGTCATGGACGGCCGGCGGGTCCTGGCCCGATTTCGGGAGGTCGAGGTCGAGCTGGCACCCGACGCCCCTGACGGGGTCGCCGAGGAGGTGGCCAAGCGTCTCCGAGAAGCGGGGGCGGACGACCCGGTCCCGCTGCCCAAGGTCGTGCGCGCCCTGGGTCCCCAGGCGCAGGCGCCTTCCGATACCCACGTCGACCCGCCGGCAAAGGGTGCGCGAGCTGACCAGATGGTGCGTGCTGCGCTGGCCTCGGGTGTGTCCCGGCTGGTCAACCACGACCCGGGGGTGCGACTCGACGAGGACCCGGAGGAAGTTCATCAGGCCCGGGTGGCGACGCGGCGGCTCCGTTCCGATCTGCGGACATTCAAGAGCCTCGTCGACCCGGAGTGGGCAGAAGGTCTGCGGCGGGAGCTCGGGTGGCTGGCGTCGCCACTGGGAGAGGTTCGTGACGCCGACGTGCTCCTCGATCGGCTCCGGACAGAGACCGGTCGCTTGCCGTCCGAGGACCGTGCCCAGGTCGGCCCCTTGATCGACCGAGTGGTCGCGTCCCGACAGGCATCCCTGGGGGCCCTGTTCGATGTGCTCGACAGCAAGCGCTACGTCGCTCTCCTCGATGCTCTCGTCGACGGCATCGCCACGCCCCGCCTCACCGCGGTCGCCGAGCAGCCGGCCGAGGAGGTGGCGTCGACCCTCGTCGGCAAGGCGTGGCACAAGCTCCGCCGATCGATCTCGGATCTCGGGCCCGAGCCCGCCGACACCGACCTCCACCGGGTTCGCATCAAGGCCAAGCGCTGCCGGTACGCCGCCGAGGCGGTGATCGGGATCGAGGGGCGCCCGGCCAAGCGGTTCGCCTCTGCCGTCGCCGCCCTGCAGGAGGTGCTCGGTCGGCTCCAGGACTCGGTGGTGGCGGCGGCCTGGTTGCGCGAAGCCATCACCACGGACACGCCTGTCGACCAGGCCGTCGCCATCGGCGAGCTGCTCGGCTTCGCCACGGTGACAGCAGAGGCGTCGCGCCGCGAGTGGCCCGACGCGTGGAAGGGAGCCCGGCGCAAGTCGCTGCGATCGTGGATGACCTGAGCGGCCAGGCCGGCCCGCCCGACGAGACAGCCGGCCCGGGAGGCCGGCCCGAACACGCAGCCGGCCCGGGAGGCCGGCAGGACGAGACGGCGACGGAGCCGGTCGTGGCCGCCGCCGGGGGGGTCGTGTGGCGGCGGGGCGAGGGCAACGTGGTCGAGGTCGTGCTCGTGCACCGACCGCGGTATGACGACTGGTCGCTGCCCAAAGGCAAGCTCGAGGCCGGCGAGGACCACGTCAGCGCCGCCCTTCGCGAGGTCGAAGAGGAGACGGGGCTCCGGTGCGTGCTTGACGAACCCCTCCCCGAGAGCCGGTATCGCGACCGGCGGGGCCGCCTGAAGGTCGTGCGCTACTGGCTCATGCATCCGGTCGCCGGGGCCACCGAGCCATCGGCCTACGCCACTGGCGAGGTGGACCAGGCGGTGTGGCGTGCGGTGGACGACGCCGTGGCCCTGGCGACCTACGAGCGGGACCGGGACCTGATCCAGACTGCCGCCGCGCTCGTTCGGGCCCGGACGTAGGATCATGTGGTGACTGCGCACGTCCTGGCGGTGTCGTTCTCTGACGTGCTGGCGGTGATTGCCCTGGTCGTGGCGGTGACCGTCCTGATCTCGGCCGTGGCCGGCGTGGTGGTGGCGCGCCGGCTCAAGCGTCCTCTGCTGTTGGCTCCCGGCGCCCGGGGGGTGTCGGTTCCGCTCCGCTGGCGCTGGTCGTTGTCGCCCGCCGCGGTGCTGCATCGCCGGCTCGTGCTTGCTACGAACTCCGTGGTGTCGACGGGTCCGATCGAGAGCACACGATGGGGCGGCGTGCGGCAGCAGGCGCCGTGGCAGGAGTTGCTCGAGGATCTCCTGGAGCTGGCCGTCTCGGTGGATCGCCGCCTGGTGGCCGCCGAGCGGCAGCCTCGTGGCCTGCGCCGCCGGCTGTACGCCGAGATCGAGCCCCAGGTGGCGAGGGTGGAGCAGGTCGCCGAGCGCATGCGCACCACCGTCAGCGCCAGAGAGCTGAGCGGCGGCGACCGCTCGGCCGACGATGTCGTCGCCCGCCTCGACGCCATCGACGCCGCCCTGGGTGAGATCCAAGGGCTCAACCCGGACAAGGTTCTCGAACGGGGCGCCGGCCCCGGAGGCCGGCCCGAGAACGCAGCCGGCCCGGGAGGCCGGCCCGAGAACGCAGCCGGCCCGGGGACCGCCCCGCCCCCGGGAAGCGGGTCGAGCACGCCCACAGGCACGAGCTGGACGGAGAAGGTTCCCTGGCCGGGCCAGCGACGCCCTGACCGGCCCGGCGGCTGACGTCCCACCGGGCGCCCTCAGTGGGGCGGCCTCAGTGGGGCGGCCTCAGTCGGGCGGCGCGTCCCCCTTGGCCGGCGACCCGTCGCCCGTCCCGCTCGCCTCGCCGGCGCCGACCTCGTCACCGGTCGGGCTGTGCGGCGAGCGCAGGCCGTGACGGGCCGCCCAGGCGCGACGATCCTCGGCCTCGCGCCCGGCGGCCTCGGCCAGGTCCTCGAGCTCCTGGGCCCGGCGCCGGCGCGACGCACCGGGCTCGACGCGCAACGACAGATAGGCGAGCGCTCCCACAGGGATCGGAAGCCAGAAGTTGACCAGCCGGTAGGTGATCACACCGAGGATGGCGACCCCCCGGGGTGACCCGAACCCGACCAGGGTGGGCACGAGGACGCCCTCGACGATTCCCAACCCTCCCGGCGTGATGGGGAGAACGGCCAGGACGTTGGCCAGACCGTAGGCCACGAGCAGGCCGTACGGGGTCGTGAAGTGACCGAAGGCGGCGACGAACACCCACAGCGAGGAGGCGTCCAGGAGCCAGAAGGCTGCGGCCCAGCACACGGCCACCCCGAGCAGGCGTCGGTCCCGTGACAGCTCGCGCAACCTGGTGGCCAGGCGGCGGACCCCCGCCGTGACGGCGTCGTTGTCCAGGAACGGCAGTCTCGACGTGATCCGGCGGATGATGTGCGCAGCCCGGTCCTCTCCCCGCGTGAAGAGGAGCACCAGGGCGGCGACGGCGGCCATGAGGAGAACACCGACAAGCGCGGCGATCCCGTACAGCGGGTTGAAGCCGCGCAACGGGATGGAGATGACCAAGGCCATCCAGAGCAGCACGTTGAGCACCACGGCCGAGCCGATGCCCTGGGTTGCCACGGCGAAGGTGGCGTCGGCGCCGCTGACACCGGATTCGGTCAGGAGGCGCAGGCCGACCGGTGTTCCCCCGGCCGTGCCTGCCGGGAGGACGTGGCTCACGGCCAGGGTGGACATGTTGATGCGGAGGATCGTGAAGCGCGACGGGGCTCCGTGGGGGAGAACGGCGCGGGTCAGCTGGGAGTAGGCCAGCAGGGCGGCGGCCTCCAGGACGACGCCGGCGGCGGCGTAACCCACGTTGACCTGGCTGATGAGGTGGAGGGAGCGTCCGGCTCCGGCCAGCTGTGGCAGCACCAGGTACTCGACGACCAGGCCCAGAGCCAGGATGGTGAGGGCGTGCCGCACCGAGCGGGAGAGGAGGCTCTTGCTACCCGCCCGGTTGCTGCCGGCCCGGCGCCGGGCGTGGTGCCACCAGCGCGACCGGTCGTCAGTGCTCGTCATCGGCCTCAGCGGTCATCCGAGCGCGCCGCGTCGCATACCCCATGCTTGCATGGCGTCGGTGTCTCGGGGCTGACAGGGTCTGCCCTGGCTGTCACCAAAGGCGGTGTGTAGTCCCGTATGCTGCTCGGCCATGAAGGTCCTGGTCGTCCTCCCGACCTACCAGGAGGCTGAGAACATCGCCAATGTCCTGCGGCGTGTTCGCGCTGCCGACAGCACCGCCCACGTGCTCGTCGTCGACGACGCCAGCCCGGACGGCACCGCCGACCTGGCCATCGCCATCGGAGAGGAGGTCGGAGGCGTCGACGTGTTGCGGCGGCCGGGTAAGTCGGGCCTCGGAAGCGCGTACCGCGACGGTTTCGCGTGGGGCCTCGAGCGTGGGTTCGAGGCGTTCGTCGAGATGGACAGCGACCTGTCGCACGACCCCGCGGCCCTGCCCGATCTCCTCGCTCCACTGGGCCAGGGTGTGGACGTCGTCGTCGGGTCGCGCTACGTGCCAGGCGGCTCGATTCCTCAATGGGGAGTGCACCGGCGAGCTCTCTCCCGGGCAGGGAACGTGTACGCCGCCTTGCTGCTGGGCCTCGACGTCACCGATCTGACGTCTGGCTACCGGGCCTACGGCGCCAACATCCTCCGCCACATCGACCTCGGCGCGGTGCGAGCCGATGGCTATGGCTTTCAGATCGAGATGGTCCACCGAGCCTCGCTTGCGGGAGGACGGGTCACGGAGGTACCGATCCGTTTCGTGGACCGGGTCGAGGGCCGTTCCAAGATGTCGATGCGGATCACCGTGGAGGCTCTCGGCCTCGTGACCTGGTGGGGGATGGTGCGGTTGTTCCGTCGCCGGCAGCCGTCCGGGGCGCCGACCGTAGAGGCGGGCGTCGGCAGCCGCGGCCAGCCCGCACCCTGACCGACTGGGCGTCAGACCCCGACGATTCCGTGGTCGCCGAGCGGCCCGACCTTCCAGTCCCTCGCCCGGGCACGCTCAGCCAGCAGCGGTAGGGATCCCAGCGCGGCCTGCCACGCGCCGGGCGCCGAGGCGCAGTCGGAGTCGTGGAGGACGACGGTCGCTCCGGGGACGAGGCCGCGCTCCAGGTCGGCGACGACGCTCGCCGGCGTGGCCGAAGCTCGCCAGTCCTTGCCCCACGACGTCCACAGCACCAGCTGCAGCTGGAGGCGCCGGGCGGCAAGCAAGGTCCCGCTCGAGATGGCGCCGTAGGGCGGCCGGAACCAGACGGGGCGTCCGCCGGTTGCGTCCTCCACGACGCTGACGGCACGCGCCAAGTCGGCCAGTACCCCCCTCGGCGAGCGTTGCAGGTGCGAGCGGTGCTCGTCGGCGTGTACCCCGATCTCGTGGCCGGCGGCGGCCACCTCGGCGGCGAGCCCGGGTGCCCGGCGGACCATGGCACCCAGCATGAAGAACGTCGCCGTCCATCCCAGGGCGGCCAGAGCCTCGAGGAAGGCCGGGGTCGACGCTGGGTCGGGACCGTCGTCGAACGTGATCGCCAGGTGGTCGGAGCGGCCGACGCCGTGCAGCCTCGGTAGGAGGCGGCGACCAGCCGACGGGACCAGGCGGA
The sequence above is drawn from the Acidimicrobiales bacterium genome and encodes:
- the aroE gene encoding shikimate dehydrogenase, whose product is MAWPTGATRLAGVIGDPVRHSLSPALHNAAFSALGLDWAYVAFPVPAGRAREALVGAAALGIDGLSVTMPHKSVVAAALGRCSPTATTLGAVNTVVRQHDELIGENTDGQGFIDALRSEPGFEPSGRRCLVIGAGGAARAVVLALAQAGAAEVVVVNRTLDRGRAAAALAGAIGRTGQAAEIGDMDLVVHATPVGMTAGSTSIGDSAHRPLLVEPDRLGAGQVLVDLVYQPATTALMEAAHRRGATAVNGVGMLVHQAALAFELWTGEGAPLEVMRTAATEVLQSRGA
- the rodA gene encoding rod shape-determining protein RodA, translating into MALRVLDQPTRARSRTSMFQHVDVVLAFATLAVAAMGVVMVYSATRGKLELAGADPRFYLKKQLLYAIIGLAVMVVVMLIDYHQFEILGVFAYGAVLLGLLAVLSPLGSSARGSQRWFQVGSFQLQPSAFASLALILAIASYLRRRQGAIMLRHVVVLLLMAGIPIFLVYKQPDLGTAMVMAASLLVMMVVAGVKGRYLAALGLLAVLGIVAVAQLGVLKQYQVDRLTSFVHQTPAGQTTPAAQGSASSNNQSQQSTYNLAQSKIAIGSGGTTGKGLFNGSQTNLNYVPEQQTDFIFTAVGEQLGFLGAASLLALFGIIIWRVLRAAQTARDTFGTLLCGGVLGLIGLSVFQNAGMTMGIMPITGIPLPFMSYGGSATIAFFAAIGIVLNVGMRRFR
- a CDS encoding mechanosensitive ion channel family protein, giving the protein MIFAATTPLISGQNDTGYIHDLLRQYGASEFLARTVQFIVVRPLEIILILVVAWLASRLGARVAKRMLRSLSTRTRLESLSPRASLRVETIGALVASLWRVVVWVIAGLTILGVLGINLTPILAGATVIGAALGFGAQSLVRDFLSGFFIIAEDQYGVGDAIAVGDTKGTVEEVSLRVTRLRSVDGTVWYLPNGEIRRVGNTSIQWARALVDIVVPYGTDVDRATEVIADEGAAVASDPAWSSMCLGPPEVWGVDSMDHESITIRLVVRTTTSQKDTIARVMRGRISARLQREGVVHVPDG
- a CDS encoding bifunctional nuclease domain-containing protein; translation: MSGDGGAGPTPSLEGRADDSVAPSEARGEGHRARPPGEPDQAPATPGEATFGPAEGPGGPEGRADVPGQVSSEGHTSDGDTSEGHTGEGDTGEGHTDEGETDEGDTDEGAGEPEAMRQAAFMGVALELPSVHPSVVLREIDAPMRELRVTIAQPEGVAIAYAWRGIATPRPLTHDLLTTILQRFGLQVDAVRITGVDGPVFHAELALSGPSGSHMVQCRPSDALALALRQPLPVPIMVAEEVLVAAGRSPGA
- a CDS encoding FtsW/RodA/SpoVE family cell cycle protein; translation: MRPRRRAVTSRRRTELGLLILGGMFVGFAYVLASLGKTASIPANVGPFLGVIFGLALVAHIANRWMVPDATPVILPIAALLNGLGYVVIARLNFKLAGLQAVWTGLGVAVYVLTLVVVRHTRDLARYRYLVAFAGLALLLVPLAPKIGQNINGARLWVRLGPVTFQPVELAKIALIIFFASYFVEKRELLTLPTVRIGNRLFTDPRPFGPVVLAWGFSLLVMTAERDVGFSLLIFVLFISMLWMATGRMTYLVVGAILFVIGAFGASHLFGHVNDRIAVWLDPWKYANGIGYQVVQGQYALGSGGLAGSGLGLGHPGLIPVATSDFIFAAIGEETGLLGTVGIVMAFLLLVGASLRTALVAKSEFAKLLAAGIAAAIGFQAFFIMAGVVRLLPLTGVTLPFVAYGGSSLLANYVLIALLIRVSDENVQQAVPPDAERVAVAAG